A stretch of the Pan paniscus chromosome 2, NHGRI_mPanPan1-v2.0_pri, whole genome shotgun sequence genome encodes the following:
- the STAB1 gene encoding stabilin-1 isoform X2 — MAGPRGLLPLCLLAFCLAGFSFVRGQVLFKGCDVKTTFVTHVPCTSCAAIKKQTCPSGWLRELPDQITQDCRYEVQLGGSMVSMSGCRRKCRKQVVQKACCPGYWGSRCYECPGGAETPCNGHGTCLDGMDRNGTCVCQENFRGSACQECQDPNRFGPDCQSVCSCVHGVCNHGPRGDGSCLCFAGYTGPHCDQELPVCQELRCPQNTQCSAEAPSCRCLPGYTQQGSECRAPNPCWPSPCSLLAQCSVSPKGQAQCHCPENYHGDGMVCLPKDPCTDNLGGCPSNSTLCVYQKPGQAFCTCRPGLLSINSNASAGCFAFCSPFSCDRSATCQVTADGKTSCVCRESEVGDGRACYGHLLHEVQKATQTGRVFLQLRVAVAMMDQGCREILTTAGPFTVLVPSVSSFSSRTMNASLAQQLCRQHIIAGQHILEDTRTQQTRRWWTLAGQEITVTFNQFTKYSYKYKDQPQQTFNIYKANNIAANGVFHVVTGLRWQAPSGTPGDPKRTIGQILASTEAFSRFETILENCGLPSILDGPGPFTVFAPSNEAVDSLRDGRLIYLFTAGLSKLQELVRYHIYNHGQLTVEKLISKGRILTMANQVLAVNISEEGRILLGPEGVPLQRVDVMAANGVIHMLDGILLPPTILPILPKHCSEEQHKIVAGSCVDCQALNTSTCPPNSVKLDIFPKECVYIHDPTGLNVLKKGCASYCNQTIMEQGCCKGFFGPDCTQCPGGFSNPCYGKGNCSDGIQGNGACLCFPDYKGIACHICSNPNKHGDQCQEDCSCVHGLCDNRPGSGGVCQQGTCAPGFSGRFCNESMGDCGPTGLAQHCHLHARCVSQEGVARCRCLDGFEGDGFSCTPSNPCSHPDRGGCSENAECVPGSLGTHHCTCHKGWSGDGRVCVAIDECELDVRGGCHTDALCSYVGPGQSRCTCKLGFAGDGYQCSPIDPCRAGNGGCHGLATCRAVGGGQRVCTCPPGFGGDGFSCYGDIFRELEANAHFSIFYQWLKSAGITLPADRRVTALVPSEAAVRQLSPEDRAFWLQPRMLPNLVRAHFLQGALFEEELARLGGQEVATLNPTTRWEIRNISGRVWVQNASMDVADLLATNGVLHILSQVLLPPRGDVPGGQGLLQQLDLVPAFSLFRELLQHHRLVPQIEAATAYTIFVPTNRSLEAQGNSSHLDADTVRHHVVLGEALSMETLRKGGHRNSLLGPAHWIVFYNHSGQPEVNHVPLEGPMLEAPGRSLIGLSGVLTVGSSRCLHSHAEALREKCVNCTRRFRCTQGFQLQDTPRKSCVYRSGFSFSRGCSYTCAKKIQVPDCCPGFFGTLCEPCPGGLGGVCSGHGQCQDRFLGSGECHCHEGFHGTACEVCELGRYGPNCTGVCDCAHGLCQEGLQGDGSCVCNVGWQGLRCDQKITSPQCPRKCDPNANCVQDSAGASTCACAAGYSGNGIFCSEVDPCAHGHGGCSPHANCTKVAPGQRTCTCQDGYMGDGELCQEINSCLIHHGGCHIHAECIPTGPQQVSCSCREGYSGDGIRTCELLDACSKNNGGCSPYATCKSTGDGQRTCTCDTAHTVGDGLTCRARVGLELLRDKHASFFSLRLLEYKELKGDGPFTIFVPHADLMSNLSQDELARIRAHRQLVFRYHVVGCRRLRSEDLLEQGYATALSGHPLRFSEREGSIYLNDFARVVSSDHEAVNGILHFIDRVLLPPEALHWEPDDAPIPRRNVTAAAQGFGYKIFSGLLKVAGLLPLLREASHRPFTMLWPTDAAFRALPPDRQAWLYHEDHRDKLAAILRGHMIRNVEALASDLPNLGPLRTMHGTPISFSCSRTRPGELMVGEDDARIVQRHLPFEGGLAYGIDQLLEPPGLGARCDHFETRPLRLNTCSICGLEPPCPEGSQEQGSPEACWRFYPKFWTSPPLHSLGLRSVWVHPSLWGRPQGLGRGCHRNCVTTTWKPSCCPGHYGSECQACPGGPSSPCSDRGVCMDGMSGSGQCLCRSGFAGTACELCAPGAFGPHCQACRCTVHGRCDEGLGGSGSCFCDEGWTGPRCEVQLELQPVCTPPCAPEAVCRAGNSCECSLGYEGDGRVCTVADLCQDGHGGCSEHANCSQVGTVVTCTCLPDYEGDGWSCRARNPCTDGHRGGCSEHANCLSTGLNTRRCECHAGYVGDGLQCLEESEPPVDRCLGQPPPCHSDAVCTDLHFQEKRAGVFHLQATSGPYGLNFSEAEAACEAQGAVLASFPQLSAAQQLGFHLCLMGWLANGSTAHPVVFPVADCGNGQVGIVSLGARKNLSERWDAYCFRVQDVACRCRDGFVGDGISTCNGKLLDVLAATANFSTFYGMLLGYANATQRGLDFLDFLDDELTYKTLFVPVNEGFVDNMTLSGPDLELHASNATLLSANASQGKLLPAHSGLSLIISDAGPDNSSWAPVAPGTVVVSHIIVWDIMAFNGIIHALASPLLAPPQPQAVLAPEAPPVAAGVGAVLAAGALLGLVAGALYLRARGKPTGFGFSAFQAEDDADDDFSPWQEGTNPTLVSVPNPVFGSDTFCEPFDDSLLEEDFPDTQRILTVK, encoded by the exons CCCCCAACCCCTGCTGGCCATCACCCTGCTCACTGCTGGCCCAGTGCTCGGTGAGCCCCAAGGGGCAGGCTCAGTGTCACTGCCCTGAGAACTACCATGGCGATGGGATGGTGTGTCTGCCCAAGGACCCATGCACTGACAACCTTGGTGGCTgccccagcaattctactttgtGTGTGTACCAGAAGCCGGGCCAG GCCTTCTGCACCTGCCGGCCAGGCCTGCTCAGCATCAACAGCAACGCTTCTGCGGGCTGCTTCGCCTTCTGCTCCCCCTTCTCCTGCGACCGGTCTGCCACTTGCCAGGTGACCGCTGATGGGAAGACCAG CTGTGTGTGCAGGGAAAGCGAGGTGGGGGATGGGCGTGCCTGCTACGGACACCTGCTCCACGAGGTGCAGAAGGCCACGCAGACAGGCCGGGTGTTCCTGCAGCTGAGGGTCGCCGTGGCCATGATGG ACCAGGGCTGCCGGGAGATCCTTACCACAGCGGGCCCTTTCACCGTGCTGGTGCCATCcgtctcctccttctcctccaggaCCATGAAT GCATCCCTTGCCCAGCAGCTCTGTAGACAGCACATCATCGCAGGGCAGCACATCCTGGAGGACACAAGGACCCAACAAACACGAAGGTGGTGGACGCTGGCCGGGCAGGAGATCACCGTCACCTTCAACCAATTCACG AAATACTCCTACAAGTACAAAGACCAGCCCCAGCAGACGTTCAACATCTACAAGGCCAACAATATAGCAGCCAATGGCGTCTTCCACGTGGTCACTGGCCTGCGGTGGCAGGCCCCCTCTGGGACCCCTGGGGATCCCAAG AGAACTATCGGACAGATCCTCGCCTCTACCGAGGCCTTCAGCCGCTTTGAAACCATCCTGGAG AACTGTGGGCTGCCCTCCATCCTGGACGGACCTGGGCCCTTCACAGTCTTTGCCCCAAGCAATGAGGCTGTGGACAGCTTGCGTGACGGCCGCCTGATCTACCTCTTCACAGCG GGTCTCTCTAAACTGCAGGAGTTGGTGCGGTACCACATCTACAACCACGGCCAG CTGACCGTTGAGAAGCTCATCTCCAAGGGTCGGATCCTCACCATGGCGAACCAGGTCCTGGCTGTGAACATCTCTGAGGAG GGGCGCATCCTGCTGGGACCCGAGGGGGTCCCGCTGCAGAGGGTAGACGTGATGGCTGCCAATGGCGTGATCCACATGCTGGACGGCATCCTGCTGCCCCCGACCATCCTGCCCATCCTGCCCAAGCACTGCAGCGAGGAGCAGCACAAGATTGTGGCG ggcTCCTGTGTGGACTGCCAAGCCCTGAACACCAGCACGTGTCCCCCCAACAGTGTGAAGCTG GACATCTTCCCCAAGGAGTGTGTCTATATCCATGACCCAACTGGGCTCAATGTGCTAAAGAAGGGCTGTGCCAGCTACTGCAACCAAACCATCATG GAACAAGGCTGCTGCAAAGGTTTTTTCGGGCCTGACTGCACGCAGTGTCCTGGGGGCTTCTCCAACCCCTGCTATGGCAAAGGCAAT tgcagtgatgggatccaGGGCAACGgggcctgcctctgcttcccagactaCAAGGGCATCGCCTGCCACATCTGCTCGAACCCAAACAAGCATGGAGATCAATGCCAGGAAG ACTGCAGCTGTGTCCATGGTCTCTGCGACAACCGCCCAGGCAGTGGGGGGGTGTGCCAGCAGGGCACGTGTGCCCCTGGCTTCAGTGGCCGGTTCTGCAACGAGTCCATGGGGGACTGTGGGCCCACAGGGCTGGCCCAGCACTGCCACCTGCATGcccgctgtgttagccaggagggtgtTGCCAG ATGTCGCTGTCTTGATGGCTTTGAGGGTGATGGCTTCTCCTGCACACCTAGCAACCCCTGCTCCCACCCGGACCGTGGAGGCTGCTCAGAGAAT GCTGAGTGTGTCCCTGGGTCCCTGGGCACCCACCACTGCACATGCCACAAAGGCTGGAGTGGGGATGGCCGCGTCTGTGTGGCTATTGACGAGTGTGAGCTGGACGTGAGAGGTGGCTGCCACACCGATGCCCTCTGCAGCTATGTGGGCCCCGGGCAG AGCCGATGCACCTGCAAGCTGGGCTTTGCCGGGGATGGCTACCAGTGCAGCCCCATCGACCCCTGCCGGGCAGGCAATGGCGGCTGCCACGGCCTG GCCACCTGCCGGGCAGTGGGGGGAGGTCAGCGGGTCTGCACGTGCCCCCCTGGCTTTGGGGGTGATGGCTTCAGCTGTTATGGAGACATCTTCCGG GAGCTGGAGGCAAATGCCCACTTCTCCATCTTCTACCAGTGGCTTAAG AGTGCCGGCATCACGCTTCCTGCCGACCGCCGAGTCACAGCCCTGGTGCCCTCCGAGGCTGCAGTCCGTCAGCTGAGCCCCGAGGACCGAGCTTTCTGGCTGCAGCCAAGGATGCTGCCGAACCTGGTCAG GGCCCATTTTCTCCAGGGTGCCCTCTTCGAGGAGGAGCTGGCCCGGCTGGGTGGGCAGGAAGTGGCCACCCTGAACCCCACCACACGCTGGGAGATTCGCAACATTAGTGGG AGAGTCTGGGTGCAGAATGCCAGCATGGATGTGGCTGACCTCCTTGCCACCAATGGTGTCCTACACATCCTCAGCCAG GTCTTACTGCCCCCCCGAGGGGATGTGCCCGGTGGGCAGGGGTTGCTGCAGCAGCTGGACTTGGTGCCTGCCTTCAGCCTCTTCCGGGAGTTGCTGCAG CACCATAGGTTGGTGCCCCAGATTGAGGCTGCCACTGCCTACACCATCTTTGTGCCCACCAACCGCTCCCTGGAGGCCCAGGGCAACAGCAGCCACCTG gACGCAGACACAGTGCGGCACCATGTGGTCCTGGGGGAGGCCCTCTCCATGGAAACCCTGCGGAAGGGTGGACACCGCAACTCCCTCCTGGGCCCTGCCCACTGGATCGTCTTCTACAACCACAGTGGCCAG CCTGAGGTGAACCATGTGCCACTGGAAGGCCCCATGCTGGAGGCCCCTGGCCGCTCGCTGATTGGTCTGTCGGGGGTCCTGACGGTGGGCTCAAGTCGCTGCCTGCATAGCCACGCTGAGGCCCTGCGG GAGAAATGTGTAAACTGCACCAGGAGATTCCGCTGCACTCAGGGCTTCCAGCTGCAG GACACACCCAGGAAGAGCTGTGTCTACCGATCTGGCTTCTCCTTCTCCCGGGGCTGCTCTTACACATGTGCCAAGAAGATCCAG GTGCCGGACTGCTGCCCTGGTTTCTTTGGCACGCTGTGTGAGCCATGCCCAGGGGGTCTAGGGGGGGTGTGCTCAGGCCATGGGCAGTGCCAGGACAGGTTCCTGGGCAGCGGGGAGTGCCACTGCCACGAGGGCTTCCATGGAACGGCCTGTGAGGTGTGTGAGCTGGGCCGCTACGGGCCCAACTGCACCGGAG TGTGTGACTGTGCCCATGGGCTGTGCCAGGAGGGGCTGCAAGGGGACGGAAGCTGTGTCTGTAACGTGGGCTGGCAGGGCCTCCGCTGTGACCAGA AAATCACCAGCCCTCAGTGCCCTAGGAAGTGCGACCCCAATGCCAA CTGCGTGCAGGACTCGGCCGGAGCCTCCACCTGCGCCTGTGCTGCGGGATACTCCGGCAATGGCATCTTCTGTTCAG AGGTGGACCCCTGCGCCCACGGCCATGGGGGCTGCTCCCCTCATGCCAACTGTACCAAGGTGGCACCTGGGCAGCGGACATGCACCTGCCAGGATGGCTACATGGGCGACGGGGAGCTGTGCCAGG AAATTAACAGCTGTCTCATCCACCACGGGGGCTGCCACATTCACGCCGAGTGCATCCCCACTGGCCCCCAGCAG GTCTCCTGCAGCTGCCGTGAGGGTTACAGCGGGGATGGCATCCGGACCTGCGAGCTCCTGGACGCCTGCTCTAAG AACAATGGAGGATGCAGCCCATATGCCACCTGCAAAAGCACAGGGGATGGCCAGAGGACATGTACCTGCGACACAGCCCACACCGTGGGGGACGGCCTCACCTGCCGTGCCCGAGTCGGCCTG GAGCTCCTGAGGGATAAGCATGCCTCATTcttcagcctccgcctcctg GAATACAAGGAGCTCAAGGGCGATGGGCCTTTCACCATCTTCGTGCCGCACGCAGATCTAATGAGCAACCTGTCGCAG GATGAGCTGGCCCGGATTCGTGCGCATCGCCAGCTGGTGTTTCGCTACCACGTGGTTGGCTGTCGGCGGCTGCGGAGCGAGGACCTGCTGGAGCAGGGGTACGCCACGGCCCTCTCAGGGCACCCACTGCGCTTCAGCGAGAGGGAG GGCAGCATATACCTCAATGACTTCGCGCGCGTGGTGAGCAGCGACCATGAGGCCGTGAACGGCATCCTGCACTTCATTGACCGTGTCCTGCTGCCCCCCGAGGCGCTGCACTGGGAGCCTGATGATGCTCCCATCCCAAGG AGAAATGTCACCGCCGCCGCCCAGGGCTTCGGTTACAAGATCTTCAGCGGCCTCCTGAAG GTGGCCGGCCTCCTGCCCCTGCTTCGAGAGGCATCCCATAGGCCCTTCACAATGCTGTGGCCCACAGACGCCGCCTTTCGAGCTCTGCCTCCGGATCGCCAGGCCTGGCTGTACCATGAGGACCACCGTGACAAGCTAGCAGCCATTCTGCGGGGCCACATGATTCGCAATGTCGAG GCCTTGGCATCTGACCTGCCCAACCTGGGCCCACTTCGAACCATGCATGGGACCCCCATCTCTTTCTCCTGCAGCCGAACGCGGCCC GGTGAGCTCATGGTGGGTGAGGATGATGCTCGCATTGTGCAGCGGCACTTGCCCTTTGAGGGTGGCCTGGCCTATGGCATCGACCAGCTGCTGGAGCCACCTGGCCTTGGTGCTCGCTGTGACCACTTTGAGACCCGGCCCCTGCGACTG aaCACCTGCAGCATCTGTGGGCTGGAGCCACCCTGTCCTGAGGGGTCACAGGAGCAG GGCAGCCCTGAGGCCTGCTGGCGCTTCTACCCGAAGTTCTGGACGTCCCCTCCGCTGCACTCTTTGGGATTACGCAGCGTCTGGGTCCACCCCAGCCTTTGGGGTAGGCCCCAAGGCCTGGGCAGGGGCTGCCACCGCAATTGTGTCACCACCACCTGGAAGCCCAGCTGCTGCCCTGGTCACTATGGCAGTGAGTGCCAAG CTTGCCCTGGCGGCCCCAGCAGCCCTTGTAGTGACCGTGGCGTGTGCATGGACGGCATGAGTGGCAGTGGGCAGTGTCTGTGCCGTTCAGGTTTTGCTGGGACAGCCTGTGAACTCTGTGCTCCTGGTGCCTTTGGGCCCCATTGTCAAG cctgccgctgcactgtgCATGGCCGCTGTGATGAGGGCCTTGGGGGCTCTGGCTCCTGCTTCTGTGATGAAGGCTGGACTGGGCCACGCTGTGAGGTGCAACTGG AGCTGCAGCCTGTGTGTACCCCACCCTGTGCACCCGAGGCTGTGTGCCGTGCAGGCAACAGCTGTGAGTGCAGCCTGGGCTATGAAGGGGATGGCCGCGTGTGTACAG TGGCAGACCTGTGCcaggacgggcatggtggctgcagtgagcacgCCAACTGTAGCCAGGTAGGAACAGTGGTCACTTGTACCTGCCTGCCCGACTACGAGGGTGATGGCTGGAGCTGCCGGGCCCGCAACCCCTGCACAGATGGCCACCGCGGGGGCTGCAGCGAGCACGCCAACTGCTTGAGCACCGGCCTG AACACACGGCGCTGTGAGTGCCACGCAGGCTACGTAGGCGATGGACTGCAGTGTCTGGAGGAGTCGGAACCACCTGTGGACCGCTGCTTGGGCCAGCCACCGCCCTGCCACTCAGATGCCGTGTGCACTGACCTGCACTTCCAGG AGAAACGGGCTGGCGTCTTCCACCTCCAGGCCACCAGCGGCCCTTATGGTCTGAActtttcggaggctgaggcggcatgCGAAGCACAGGGAGCCGTCCTTGCTTCATTCCCTCAGCTCTCTGCTGCCCAGCAG CTGGGCTTCCACCTGTGCCTCATGGGCTGGCTGGCCAATGGCTCCACTGCCCACCCTGTGGTTTTCCCTGTGGCGGACTGTGGCAATGGTCAGGTGGGCATAGTCAGCCTGGGTGCCCGCAAGAACCTCTCAGAACGCTGGGATGCCTACTGCTTCCGCGTGCAAG ATGTGGCCTGCCGATGCCGAGATGGCTTCGTGGGTGACGGGATCAGCACGTGCAATGGGAAGCTGCTGGATGTGCTGGCTGCCACTGCCAACTTCTCCACCTTCTATGGG ATGCTATTGGGCTATGCCAATGCCACCCAGCGGGGTCTCGACTTCCTGGACTTCCTGGATGATGAGCTCACGTATAAGACACTCTTCGTCCCTGTCAATGAAGGCTTTGTGGACAACATG ACGCTGAGTGGCCCAGACTTGGAGCTGCACGCCTCCAACGCCACCCTCCTAAGTGCCAACGCCAGCCAGGGGAAGTTGCTTCCGGCCCActcaggcctcagcctcatcATCAGTGACGCAGGCCCTGACAACAGTTCCTGGGCCCCTGTG GCCCCGGGGACAGTTGTGGTTAGCCATATCATTGTGTGGGACATCATGGCCTTCAATGGCATCATCCATGCTCTGGCCAGCCCCCTCCTGGCACCCCCACAGCCT CAGGCAGTGCTGGCGCCTGAAGCCCCACCTGTGGCGGCAGGCGTGGGGGCTGTGCTTGCCGCTGGAGCACTGCTTGGCTTGGTGGCCGGAGCTCTCTACCTCCGTGCCCGAGGCAAGCCCACGGGCTTTGgcttctctgccttccag GCGGAAGATGATGCTGACGACGACTTCTCACCGTGGCAAGAAGGGACCAACCCCACCCTGGTCTCTGTCCCCAACCCTGTCTTTGGCAGCGACACCTTTTGTGAACCCTTCGAT GACTCACTCCTGGAGGAGGACTTCCCTGACACCCAGAGGATCCTCACAGTCAAGTGA